CCGCGACCGCACTCACCAACGCGCTTCGTTACGATGCCGTGCCGCTCCGTTCGTTGACCCGACCGTTTGCCACCCTCGATGCCTTCACCGGCGGAAGCAGACTGAAGAAACGATTGCTGGCCCTCGGTGCGGCGGTCGGTATCGTTGCGGCGCTCTGCGTCGTTCCCTACGATTTCGCCGTCGAAGCGCGCGGCACGTTGCAACCGGTCGATCGTCGCGATGTGTTCGCCTCGGTCGATGGAATCGTGAATAAGATCTTCATCCGTCACGGCGATCGAGTACGTGTCGGCGACCCGCTCTTCGAACTGCGCAGCACCGACCTCGACGTGGCGGAAGCCGATCTCATCAAAGAGATCAACGAGACCGAACAAGAATTCGCAAACGCGCAGCGGCAATACAACGAAGGTCGTTCGCTGACGGCCGCGGAAATGCAGCGCCTCGTCGGCCAGATCGCCACGCTCGAACAGCGCCGCGAGAGCTTGCGCCGACAAGCGACGTTGTTTTCCGAAAAGCGGGCGCGGCTTCGCGTCGTCAGTCCGATGGTCGGGCAAGTCGCCACTTGGAACATCGAAGAGCTTCTCGCCGAGCGGCCCGTTCGCCAAGGGCAAACGCTTGCCGGCTTGGTCGATCCGGATGGCGAGTGGGAAGTCGAGATTCGCGTACCCGAGGATCGCTTCGGACACGTCGCCGAAAAGCATCGAGCCGGGCTTCCACCGCTTGAGATCACGTTCGTCCTCGCGACCGATCCGGGCCATGAATACAAAGGGACCGTCGTCGAGACGCACCTGGCGGCCGAGCCGCGCGGTGAGGAAGGAAACGTCGTGCTCGTCACGGCGAAGATCGATAAAAGCCTGCTCGCGCAACTTCATCCCGGCGCAGATGTCCGCGTCCGCGTCGAATGCGGTTCGCGCTCGCTCGGCTATGTGTTGCTGCATGATGTTTGGAGCTTCGTGCAGTCGCGAATTTTGTTCAAGCTTTAGAGGAATCGCAAACCCGAGTTTTGCGATAGGGCAAGGATGCCGGTATGAGAAGTCAGACACACAGCCGCTTCAACCGCTTACGCACGGCAGCCGTGGTTGCATGCGGCTTGGCGTCGGTTATCGGCGCGCAGATTTCAAGCGTGGTTGCGCAATCGTTCCATGCGAAGCCCGCCGCGCCGCAATCGCCGGTCGAGCCGCCGCAGGAATTGCCCGTCGGTATGGAATCGCGTCCGATCAACGAGGCTCGCCCGAACATCGATCCTCATCGCGCGGCGCGCGGCCGCAACGACGGGAGCGTTGCACCGACGCAATTCGTCGATCGCTACGGTAGCGGCGGCTATCAAGCTCCGGCGCAGAGCAACATCCATAGCAATCTTCCGACTAGCCCATCGAACCTACCGCAGGGCGGCGCGATTCCGCCTAGCTCGGCAAACGGTTCGTCGGCAAATAGCGCCGCCCTCGGCGGAACCGCCGCGGTGCCGGTGCTCCGGCATTGCGTGGTGAAGCTGATCGATCAGGTCACGGTCTCGGTGCAAGAGCCCGGCATCGTCACGGCTCTGGAAGTGCGCGAAGGGATGATGGTCGAAGCCGAGGCGCAGGTCGGGCGCGTGAGCGACAGTCAATCGCGTATGGCGAAGCTCGTCGCCGAGGCGGAGCATAAGATCGCGCAAGACCGCGCCGGAAACGATATCGAAATTCGCTATGCCGAGTCGGCGGCGAAGGTCGCCGAATTCGAGTACCGCGCCGGACTCCAAGCCAATCAGAAGGCCGCGAATTCGATCTCGCAAGTGAAGCTGCAAGAGATGGCTTTGTCTTACGAAAAAGCTCAGCGCCAGATCGAGCAAGCGCAACACAATTTGCAGATCTCGAAAGAAGAAGCCGAAGCGAAACGGGTCGAGGTCGATGCGGCCGAAGAT
This is a stretch of genomic DNA from Planctomycetia bacterium. It encodes these proteins:
- a CDS encoding HlyD family efflux transporter periplasmic adaptor subunit; this translates as MRSQTHSRFNRLRTAAVVACGLASVIGAQISSVVAQSFHAKPAAPQSPVEPPQELPVGMESRPINEARPNIDPHRAARGRNDGSVAPTQFVDRYGSGGYQAPAQSNIHSNLPTSPSNLPQGGAIPPSSANGSSANSAALGGTAAVPVLRHCVVKLIDQVTVSVQEPGIVTALEVREGMMVEAEAQVGRVSDSQSRMAKLVAEAEHKIAQDRAGNDIEIRYAESAAKVAEFEYRAGLQANQKAANSISQVKLQEMALSYEKAQRQIEQAQHNLQISKEEAEAKRVEVDAAEDSVRRRQITSPIGGEVVEVPVHVGEWVQPGDPIFRIIRLDQLAVEGFLRAADYTPGEIVGKPVVVELLLARGRPMQFTGKVTFVHPEIDGRGQFRVKAEVTNVAENGQYLLRPGHDVDMAIRTDAAAAAPIAMPTEPAATTPPVPLTGSLPAAPQR